One Alkalicoccus halolimnae DNA segment encodes these proteins:
- a CDS encoding MTH1187 family thiamine-binding protein, whose protein sequence is MPLLEISVVPVGTNSESFSGDIERAVAVIEQNGLNYQVTPTSTIVEGDIDKLFDVAQVIHMNEIENNAQRVVTHMKIDDRKDKNITLDRQVNRIKEE, encoded by the coding sequence ATGCCATTACTTGAAATCAGTGTTGTCCCAGTAGGAACAAATTCAGAAAGTTTCAGCGGAGATATTGAGCGTGCTGTGGCGGTAATAGAGCAGAATGGACTGAATTATCAAGTGACGCCGACTTCCACGATTGTGGAAGGGGACATTGATAAACTGTTTGATGTCGCTCAAGTTATTCATATGAACGAAATTGAAAACAATGCCCAGCGGGTCGTCACGCACATGAAGATCGATGACCGTAAGGATAAAAATATTACCCTTGATCGCCAGGTTAACCGTATAAAAGAAGAATAG
- a CDS encoding ferritin, which produces MLSEKLTKALNEQMNYEFYSAHVYLATAAYCSNESLDGFANFFLVQAEEENFHAMKFYHFINDMGERAEITGMPNPANTFSSILETFETSLGHEKEVTRRIYNLADLAMDEREHATLTFLNWFIEEQVEEEATFDTFIQRLKRIGDDNNAFEMMDSELAKRTFTPPE; this is translated from the coding sequence ATGCTTTCAGAAAAGTTAACTAAAGCATTGAATGAACAAATGAACTATGAGTTTTATTCAGCCCACGTCTATTTGGCAACAGCGGCTTACTGTTCAAACGAAAGTCTCGACGGCTTTGCAAACTTTTTTCTCGTTCAGGCAGAGGAAGAGAACTTTCATGCTATGAAATTTTATCATTTTATAAATGATATGGGAGAGCGCGCAGAAATTACTGGAATGCCTAATCCTGCCAACACGTTTTCTTCCATATTGGAAACGTTTGAAACTTCGCTCGGGCACGAGAAAGAAGTAACAAGACGCATCTATAATCTGGCGGATCTTGCCATGGATGAACGGGAACATGCGACCCTTACGTTTTTAAACTGGTTTATAGAAGAGCAGGTGGAGGAAGAAGCGACATTTGATACTTTCATTCAGCGTCTGAAACGTATTGGAGACGACAATAATGCGTTTGAAATGATGGATAGTGAATTGGCAAAACGGACGTTTACTCCTCCGGAATAA
- a CDS encoding FAD-dependent oxidoreductase, translating into MSKELPPVSNSLWMNKKMQTFPELEEDLETEVCVIGGGIAGVATAFILAKRGIPVVLIEGGRVGGGTTGYTTAKITSQHGLKYADLIKTFGEEKAQLYYDANEDAIAWIERMSKKLDIDCQFERQPSYVYATTEEGKKELEKEAEAYQKLGLDGRMTDKHDLPFDVKASLVMHDQAQFHPLCFLSKLLRYLEVENMPIYENTRAVDIKRGKKPSVITENDNVITADHVVIATHYPFKDLQALYVARLHVERSYSIAVRLNGEPPPSMYLNAESPKRSLRRALDHEGKPLLLIGGEGHTSGQQIDTLQSYQNLRDYAVEHFDVASIPYRWSSQDVFTLDGVPYAGPMTPGKDDFFVATGFAKWGMTNGVAAAQIIADRIVDKRNPYANLYTPSRFTPSTDMKNVVKENMDVARTFVKGKLDRRSRKKPEELTSGEGAVVHVDGKRAGAYRDEKGKLTIVDTTCSHLGCELYWNNGEHSWDCPCHGSRFDTEGSVLEGPAVKPLKQLYYEPEDHS; encoded by the coding sequence ATGTCGAAAGAGCTGCCGCCGGTCTCGAATTCTTTATGGATGAATAAGAAAATGCAGACCTTTCCTGAACTTGAAGAAGATCTGGAAACAGAAGTGTGTGTAATTGGTGGAGGTATAGCAGGTGTCGCTACGGCTTTTATTCTTGCTAAACGGGGGATTCCCGTCGTCTTAATTGAAGGCGGGAGAGTCGGGGGCGGCACAACAGGCTACACCACAGCTAAGATCACTTCTCAGCATGGTTTGAAGTATGCCGATTTAATAAAAACGTTCGGAGAAGAAAAAGCTCAGCTTTATTATGATGCAAATGAAGACGCGATCGCCTGGATCGAAAGAATGAGTAAAAAACTTGATATTGACTGTCAGTTTGAACGTCAGCCTTCCTATGTATACGCGACTACAGAAGAAGGTAAAAAAGAGCTGGAAAAAGAGGCAGAAGCATACCAAAAGCTTGGACTGGATGGAAGAATGACTGATAAACACGATCTTCCTTTCGATGTAAAAGCGTCTCTCGTCATGCACGATCAGGCTCAGTTTCATCCTTTGTGTTTTTTGTCCAAACTGCTGCGGTATCTGGAAGTAGAGAATATGCCGATATATGAAAACACTCGTGCCGTAGATATAAAGCGGGGAAAGAAACCGAGTGTTATAACGGAAAACGACAACGTTATAACGGCTGATCACGTTGTAATTGCTACACATTACCCGTTTAAAGATCTGCAGGCACTCTATGTTGCACGCCTGCACGTGGAGCGTTCCTATTCCATTGCGGTCCGTCTGAACGGAGAGCCGCCGCCGAGCATGTACCTCAACGCAGAATCACCAAAGCGCTCATTAAGAAGGGCGCTCGATCACGAAGGAAAGCCGCTTCTGCTGATCGGAGGAGAAGGCCATACGAGCGGCCAGCAGATTGATACACTGCAGAGCTACCAGAATCTGAGGGACTATGCGGTCGAACATTTTGACGTAGCGTCCATTCCTTACAGGTGGTCCTCCCAGGACGTTTTCACACTGGATGGAGTACCGTACGCAGGACCGATGACCCCTGGAAAAGATGACTTTTTCGTAGCGACCGGTTTTGCGAAATGGGGAATGACAAACGGGGTGGCTGCCGCACAGATTATTGCGGACCGGATCGTGGATAAAAGAAACCCTTACGCGAATCTCTATACCCCGTCCCGCTTCACTCCATCTACGGACATGAAAAACGTAGTAAAAGAAAATATGGATGTAGCCAGAACTTTTGTCAAAGGAAAACTGGACCGTCGTTCCCGAAAAAAACCGGAAGAACTGACTTCCGGGGAAGGGGCTGTCGTTCATGTAGACGGAAAAAGAGCGGGCGCCTACCGGGATGAAAAGGGGAAGCTTACCATAGTTGATACGACGTGCAGCCACCTCGGCTGTGAACTTTACTGGAACAATGGCGAACACTCCTGGGACTGTCCGTGCCACGGCTCCCGCTTCGATACAGAAGGAAGCGTTCTCGAAGGGCCGGCTGTTAAACCGTTGAAGCAGCTTTATTATGAGCCGGAAGATCATTCGTAG